The genomic stretch TATCACATGCATCTCTCTTGTTTTATATTGATTGTCTGTTTCTTCCTAATGCATCTCTTCCCATATACatctttcttgaattttaaacatttgTACAGAGATTGAGCAATTATATAAAGCAAACCCAATTTGTCTTCAATCAGGAAATGATTCCTCATATCTaggtaattaaataatacatagTTTATATATGTAGCCAGAGAGATATTGTCTCAGTGAGAAGTTTAAGCCTCACCAGACAATTGATCCCCAACCATGTGAggcctaatttttaaaattaaagacgAAAACTGAGATAGATTGAATCACAGAACCTGCCAAAAACAATGCTATAGAAATATTATTACAGTGCACACACTAAAGACTAAAGTCTCTTTTGGAAAATTAGCTATAGAAGAAAGTCTATTGTTAATTTGGCTTGCTAACTGAGCCTTTGGTTGGCTTCATATTGGTTGCTAGCTATCATCAACAACAATTTTAGCAATTTTGAGGGCATATAAATGAGGACTGATCTGTTGAATGTGACCTGATATAGATCCTGTCTGTGAATTAATGAATAAGGGAAACTAGTAAAGAACAAAAAATGTTCTCATGCTTTTGTGTTAGCACATGATGCCAAATGCTATTCCTTCCACTTCGACATAAAGCGTCATAAAGGAGTATTATAAATATTCTTGCAAGGGTTATGGTTTGATTAGGTTAGAATAAAATAGAGGCAAAAGACGAGTAAacttatatgtataaataataagtataaatttaagtataattattgtatattatcatatggttgaatattattttatctttaattcaaattcatctaatcatatgatgacatattatcatttatactcaagtttatatttattatttatgcatataattttactattaaaagaTCACTTTATGTATAGAAATTTGTATATACAATTTGTTTaggagtaatgttatatattcatattttttagtaaacAAATGGGTATGCATATATCgtgttattataaaaattgaatattattttattattaatttaaaattactcgattataaatatataattttattatttatttagataaaattacaaaattgggTTATTTCCATTTTGGGTATAGCCAGCCAAAGGCCAAAAAATGGGGCTGGCTTTCTTCAATTTTGGTTTTGTGAAGTAACCTAAAATCAGCGTGGTTTTCAATATGGCTATTCATTCCTTCACATGTAAGGCACAAACAATTATGAAGTCAAATAAGAATTGTCAGGTTATAAAAAATCCAGAAATCGATTAAGCAACCgtgataaaaaattgaacataatTAGAGCGTATTTGAGTTTGTAAGGAGGACCAGTCACCCTATCTAATAGCTTCGGATAAGTTTGGCAGGCATTCTTTTATCATTAAGTAGCTGTTTATCTGCAAGTGGCTGAGATGCACAAAAAATCCAGGGGACAGACCAGCAATCGTGGACACAAAGCAAACAAGGCCAAAGCTCTCGTCAAATTTGGATGTGCACGTTATGCAGAATGCTGACAGATGTTGTTAACTACTTTgcagataaaatattatttaatatcttgaTTTGTGAAGCCTCCAGGCTTGATCCCCAGATAAAACCAACTACAAAATGGAAGAATTCCCTTCTGTATTTCGGTCTTGCTTGTGGCGTTTTCCATTCTTCTTCTGGTAGTTTGAGATAACCATTACACCATTGCTAATATTAATAAAGGTTCTCCATCCAAAAGAGATTTCTCTTTCGTAGGGAATAATTGAGACGTACTAGGTTCTGTATAATGTGACAATTGGGTATACGAGTACATGTTTTTCCCTGCTTTTTTCAGGGAGAAGATTGTGCTTTATTATTCAGTTTTGATATCAAGATATGGGAGAGTTCATGCTGTTAAGCATCAAACGTCTGATTTTCTCTTAAAGAAAATCAAACGGTATTGATGAAGTATAGGAAATCTTATACGTAAGAAGCTTTCAATGGAGATCGATGACTAAAAGATACCAATTATCAGAACTCAAGCGGCTTAATTTATATTCTTGAAGAAACATGAATCAAATCCTGCAAAGATTAGACGAGAATAACAACAAATTCAACTAGAAATCAAGGCCTAGCCATGCCTTTACTTTCCCAGTGGAGTAGGTAAAGCTGGCGGTTCGTACTACCGTAACGTGTTCAAATtatattagtttgaattttgtgttaaaaacttttaattttaacctagctcaaattaaaattgtgtcAGAATTTTTAACCCCAAACCAACATTTAAATATTCGAGCTCACTTAACCTTACCTAAATTGATATGAAATTgtctattgtttttattttccaaagtgtttttacctttttaattttttcacgaAATTATCCGAgtctactattaataaaacacacaatataatattttatcttgtttataaATAGTTTAAGAACTACATACTAAGACCTTTAAAACACATCGATAatctaattaatcaaatcacatttttactacttaataataatataaaatatttagataaaaataaataataatatgagtaattacaattatataaagatacagttatattcaatatataaagATTCTaactattattgatattgtcttttaatattttttttaattcatcccTAACAAAttcgattaaaataatattttttcaaaatattctaaTCGATTCAGATCGTATTAGATATTTTTGTGTGAACTCTAGTATCAtcccatttaattttaaattgtgtCAAGTTGAcctgaaataaattaaaatgtacTACCTTATGAGTAATGTAACAATTTCCCTTACTCTTTTAGGAAGAAGATTGTGCTTTATTATTCAAAACGTTTGATTTTCTCTTAGAGAAGATTATTCTTCTTGAAGAAACTCGAATCAAATCCTGTAAAGATTAGACGAGAATAACAACAAACTCAACAAGAAATCAAGGCCTAGCCATATCTTTACTGGTGGAGTATATTCGTTGCACCTTTATATCTAATAGCTATCAAAGTTGAATacaaattaggccaaaagaatATTTCCCTCCCAAGGTTTTCTGAAATGAAATTACCACTCATTAGGTTTCAAAAAGCCAGATTTTTTCCACTGGTCATCCACTTGCATTAGTAAATTCCATTAAGTGAAAGGGTAAGACAATCATTTTgcatagaatttttattttgttttttgcttttcaaaatgataaatgtttgagggtgaatttgattttttaaaataccagggtgtcaatgaaaaattttaggccttctagaaatttaaaaaaattaaggatttttaaaatttttttaaattttaatatctcctcaatagtttaaaaattacaattatatcctaaaaaattgaccaaaatataattacttaaaattgattagagttttgataattttagagaTCGATTCCAAATGTTAAAACCAAAATATGTATTGAATATTACTAATATCATGATATACATCTCTAATTTATTGTTGAATATTTACCTTAATATGTTGTTATTTTTCTAAGATTTAACgatcttataaattaaaatatacttttaaaaattattttaaaagaagtatttttattttgatatgtcataatattaatacctaatcatatttaaaaaaaatgtttatattatataaataaatatatatttgagatatacctttaaataattaaattattttaaattaaaaataaaaaaaaaaggtcgaAATCATACGTGAGCTCATTTAgagactttaaattttattggtttTCGAGTTAGGCATATCCCattaataaatcataacaaaattccGAGTTGTATTCTGCCAGGATTGGGCTCCTGTTAAAGTGCGATTACAAAAAAGCAAAGCAAAGGTCAGCAGCCACATAAAGTAGCAGGAATCAACACTGGAGGAGTTAACTGGATATTCCAAGAATATTAAATCCTGAAGAATATTCCTTTATTCCCGCGTTTCCTAATTGTTACAATCTTGACCCTTTTGACCCTTTTGACCCTTTGATCTCCTGACCACAGCCCACCAACAACTTTGGCAAAATCAAGGCCATCAAACCGGGTGGATAGCCCAGCAtgaaatatatttatgtatatgatatgttattatgtaattaaataatattattttatttttaatttaaaataatattattaatataaaatttatgctcattgtttttatataaaattccattataacataaagttttttactcattgttttatttaatgataGCTTATTGGAAAAGTAATATTCCTTTGGCATAACCGTGATTCTTCAGGATTGCACCCACTTTTCTGAGTATAAATAGCCTTCTCAGTTTCCCCTGTAACCTACAAAAAATTGTTCGTTCTTGTCTTGTTTTGGCACCCTAGgattctcttcttttctctccaATTTGCAGTGAGATCTCCATGGCCGGCATTGTTGTAATCTTCGATTTTGACAAGACCATTATTGACGTCGACAGCGATAATTGGGTTGTTGATCACTTGGGAGCTACAGACTTGTTCAATCAGCTCCTCCCCACCATGCCCTGGAACTCTCTAATGGTCAGTGTAGCACTTTCACTTTCTgataaattttgttagttttctttaatttctccgCACGAAGTTTATACTTCTTGTTTGAATATTTCCAGGACAGGATGATGGATGAGCTTCATGCTCAAGGCAAGACCATTGAAGACATTGTTGAGGCTCTGAAACAGGTTCCTATTCATCCCAGGATTGTCCCTGCCATTAATGCAGTCCATGATTTAGGGTAATGAACGATCGTTAATTTTCCAATTCTTTAAGATAAATTTTGCATCTTtcagaggaaaaaaaaaaaaaaactgacattcATTTGTTATAATGGGATTTTTTTTTCAGATGTGATTTGAGGATTGTTAGTGATGCTAATCTGTTCTTCATTGAGACAATCTTGGAACATCTTGGGATCAGGGATTGTTTCTCTGAGATTAACACTAATCCCAGCTTTGTTGATGAAGAAGGGAGGCTCAGAATTTCCCCTTACCATGACTTCACCATTGCTGCTCATGGCTGCCATCTCTGCCCTCCAAATATGTGCAAGGTATTTGATTATTCAgtcaattttgataatttgttgtCAGCTTATTGTCTTTTACgcattaattaaaaagaaaatttgacttTGTCAACAGGGTTTGATTATTGAAAGGATCCAGGCTTCTTTATCCAAGGATGGCAGCAATAAGAAGATAATCTACCTGGGTGATGGCAGTGGTGATTACTGTCCAAGCTTGAAGCTTGTTGGGCGAGATCATGTGATGCCGAGGAAGAATTTCCCCGTTTGGGATCTGATTTGCCGGAATCCAATGGTCGTAAAGGCGGAGATTCATGGCTGGACCGATGGTGAAGAGCTTGAGAAGATTCTTCTAAGACTAATCAACTCAATTTCTGCTGAAGATAGCCATAGCAACTCTGCTCAATTGATTTCTGGAGAGTGCAAGTTGCAAATAATGTCAGCCGCTGCTGCACCTGAGGCCCTGCCACAAGCTGTCCCAGTCCCCCAATAATTATTTAcagaataattttcattttaaggcGGATGCAAATATGCTAGCAATGTGGCACAAAAAAGTGTAACATTGCCCATGTTACATGAGTCTTGTGACTTCTTGTAGTCAATTATGTCAGCCCACACAAATGATAAATAAAGCTAGACCCCAATTATGTCTCAGCATATAGAAATGATCACtaaggttaaaataatttatctacgcatacatttgattaaaaaaattgatgtactaacacaaatataatattatttaataaattattaatatatttaataaaattaatatatataaataattattatgtttggttggtactaattaaaaatatattaagtattttcacttaaatactcctaaaaaattctttttagtataaattaatattatatttgattaaactgACATgtgttaaatatttgttttgtgtataatttataatatttttattttaataattttaggcTTTCtgatattattaaattatttttaaaaattgttacctctttgtcaatatatatttatttttctaaaatattaatgatagttgtcattttaatttaaaatgagattattttttttaaatttaataaataaaaataaaaatataagtatgtaataaaattatgattattttactaATCTTTAAGTATCTAATGTcaaagtaataatcaaattatctcaaaccaaacacccctcCAATTTATTAGGAATCTGAGAAAAATCCTCCCAATCAACTAAATTATGCAGTTTATatagtctttttctttttttgttgtggGATTGATTTCTTATCTTGAATTTGGTCGCCAAACTTTATAATATACAcactcaaatttggtttgaaacccACCAAATTCTTGAGTTCTATTATggcataaatgaaaatttggaaCCAGTGAAAGCAAAGTTGTCAGTTTATTATCACCATCATCCACAGGTTCATGAACTGAAAAGATGTTGGTGGGCAAGAGGGCCCTTCGTGATGTCAAGCACAATGTGCATCCTATTCTTTTAAGCACATTGAATTGCTGGTATTTTTGTCACTTAGTTAATATAATTGCGTAGCTATCACCTTTTTTGATTCCTTCTTGAGGAGAAATGAAAGCCTCGAATTTACTTTGAAGTGGGACTTGTCTTCCTTATGGTGAAACAGTGACAGGGTATTCGAATATTGGAATACTTAAGAGAATGAAAACAATTACACTGTGGTCTTTAGTGACTAAGcaatttaattgtatttgttatatcatcatttattgACCATATTTTTAGCTCAACATTCTTGATATACAgtctctattttctcttttgtgtTTGACCTAATTTCTTGTCTTCTAATCGTTAATTAACATAAGACAACCTCCAACCTAAACCTTCGAAACTCGAGATTATTGttcttttttaatgttataatgaCAAAGACATGTATTATAATTAACCAAGacaaaaacatatacaaatCTCCCATATGACTATAAAAAATTGTGGGGAGCAAACTTTAGAGGTGGACATGTTTAGGATGTGAAAATGTCAAACAGACAAAGACAAGGTAAAATATTTGATagttcatattaaaaaatatatttatatatctttgtGCATGCAttgaaggccaaacgactatttcccacccaaggtttgatgttttctcaaaagtcccccctttaactatggaaacaccaaacacccacccatggccggttagatttaaccaaaccctaacggtggtaggggtaaaatcgtcatttttgctataatattaaaaataaactaaaatagaatctaattttgccctcctaaactttaaaaactaaaattttcccccagcctaagttttaaaaaatggcagtttcaccctagggtttgattttgaaatctccggcgaccgttccggctccattgccgacggcctctccctcccgaagcaacctctccttccggcgaatgttttcctcccatttggaggatCGATCGACGTCGGCTTGGCCttgggagatgaaaaacttcgtcggggaagacgaagttcttcgtctccccagacgaagccgacgccgtcgtcttcgtctgggaagacggtcgtcttcccagaggtcctCGGAggtttcaaaatcaaaccctagggtgaaactgccatttttgaaaacttaagctgggggaaaattttagtttttaaagtttaggggggcaaaaggagataaaattttcaagcgttagggtttggttaaatctaacaggccatgggtgggtgtttggtgtttccatagttaaagggaggacttttgagaaaacatcaaaccttgggtgggaaatagtcgtttggcctgcATTGAATTGCATTATTAGCTAAAGCTCCAGCTGTTTCCGAGAAATGTTACTgtaaattaggaaaaaaaacaaaaatcactgGAGCCACCAAGGAGGACTCTTGTCAGCCAACAGGAATTGACATCCCATTTTGTATACAAGTCGATCATAAAGCTTGTGCCACCATAAACATTGAAATAATTTCACTAGTTTCTTCTGTTTACTATTTAATTTACTAGCCTCCGCGTATTTGAAACTTCAAaccatcttcttcaatttaCCATACCAGGTGCAATTTGCAGCTTTGGTTTTTGACCTTCAAATTCATGCCCAATAAAGTAAGATTTTGAATTGTGATATAAGGTAGCTAGATTGATCTCTATCATAAAAATAACAGCATCAGGGAATAGTGGAAAATTTTCTATCTTATCACTGTTATCATCCACATATTAAGTTTGAACATTTTGGATGGTAACTACATATGAAAATtcaatgataaaaatttgaacaataGAAGTGATTTTGGAGTCTAAAAGTAggcatcaaattatatataatattcatgtcaatatatcatatttgataaaaatatttaataaacctAGGATGAGTACATGACATTATATTTTCTAGGAAGCATCCGAgtttatttttggccaaaaaggTCCACAGTATTAAAGTGACTCATTCAAAATTCAGAAATGGCCTGCTCTCATGAATTCTTTAACCAACAGTAAATTGATCTTGATGAAATATTAGTCCCTTGGCATATTTCGAAAATCACAGCTGTTATTTTTACGTGACCTCCACATATACTTCCTATACCATTTACAAGATAAAAAACCCTCTTTCTTGTAATAACCTAAAAATAGTTTTTCTTAATCCAGAAATAGCAGGAATTTGgtggattttgattttgataagcCACTGCGGTGATAACTGGGTGGTTGTTGAGTTAGGTGCCACTGAGGTGTTCAATCAACTCCTCCATACCTTGCCTTGGAACTCTCTCATGGTAATTAGTCCATAATATTGCATGCAAGATCTTGATTGGTTTCCTTCAAGACTCTGCTGAATTCATGTTATTTAATGCACAGAATCTGCAGGATAAAATGTTGGAAGAGCTTCATGATCAAGGCAAAACGATCGAGGATATTACAGAAGTTCTGAAGCTAACTCCTATACATTCCAGGATTATTCCAGCCATTAAGTCAGCTCCTGACTTGgagtaattaattttatatataaattatctctctctctttcaatttGTTTGAGTTATGAGCTAAGTAATTTAACAAGTTCATTGATGAATAAACTAATTTGTGGTGGTGACTGTACAAATATGAGTAAAAttgtatttatgtatataatttgcACAAGTACAATACAATCCAATAAGGAATCATAATCCTATAAAAATGGACTGATCGAATTACAATCAATCACAATCAAAATACAGAAATAAGTATATGCAATgaatcaaaacaaaaccaaattgtATATTCACTTAACTCTTCCCAACAATTTTAGTGGGAGAGCACGAAGCTGCAATTAGAGACACAAATAATAGAGGTGCTTATATGATAAACCCTTGATAAAAATATCTGCAAGTTATTAAGAGACCAAAGGATCATGTTGCAGGCAAAGAACTCCACAAGCTACTAACTCAATTATGAAGCGCACATTGATGTTGATAAGTTAAGTGCAAACATGAAAAACAAGATTGGTGGTCATATAGAAAACAGACTTATTATCACAGAGCAAATATCAAAAAAGAGCAAAGAAAAATGTTGACTTCACACAAAAGATAATGGAACCATCAAACATCAATAATAACATGAACAAAGACTTGATACTTTAACTTAATTACTAGATTAGGATATAACAACTTGTTTCTTTACAATCTAACAAACAAGGTTACAACcaagaaaaacataatttttagtaATAGATCGCCGAGTAGAAACATCGACAACTCaatcaacataaaaataaaccaaGAGATGAAGACTAAAGTCATGATGAAGTTGAAACCATTAAACATGGTGCCCCTAATGTACAAAAAATTGTGTTTCACTACACAAGTCTCTTTGAGTATAGCAGATAGTCACTGGACAATGTaattcacaacaaaaatatgtaatatcAAGCCTAATAAGAGTAAGATACTGAAGGCCACAAATCATATTAAGAACTTGTgtaactttttcaaaaattaacctGAATTTACCATATGGGAGAACAATacaaaaaagcaaaattttctAGACTGCTAAGACAACAGTATCAAAATCATGGAGAAAGATTATCTAGTATTTTGATAAACAATGGAGAGAGTCATGGTAACTTAGAAATggtatatgtttattttattacattgtcactttctatttttaagaaattaatgcACACTCTTAATAAGAGGATAAATCAATTAAGAGATAGAAAAGATATCTCAAAAAGGTTATTGGTGTAATGATTCTAGGACTGATCAATAACTCAAATAGTTGGTCTAACTGAAATAAAGTTTTCtcattatgaaaaaaataaagaaagaaagaaatggttGGTGATTTTCAAACGACAACCCGTTTTTATAATCCACGATTGTTACAAAACCAAATCAATTGACCAATTGGGTAAAGCTTCCCACTCGTCCAAAATTACCAGAAACTTCCATCTCTTTGGCCAAAATGCTAGAGCTTAAGATTCACCCAACGGGGATGATGACTTAGCTTGTGAAAATTAGGGGACTGGAAACCAAcccatgttttatatattttctaaaaatccagaattatattctattatattacATACATCTTTAGTTCTGTTCACAATAATTGATACATGCACATAGAACAGCCTTTGCAAAATACTTATACTATTCAAATACATTAATAACCTATAAAAATGCTAGCTATGTGACAACAATATCAATTGCTTAACTctctttattttctaattatactATCATCACTGCTGGTTGTCAGGTTTTGGTAGGAGTTTTTTTCCTGCAACTGGACTAGTACTCAGCTGCCAGCTTTGAAAAGGGATGAATTTGTCTCCATAAGCTTTGATGGTTCATTATATTCTAACAACTTCCCTGGAAATCATAAACCAACAGAACAATCAGCCAGAAGGTGTTTCTTATCAGTTTCAGTTGACTTTCTTAGAGGCATACAACACAACAACACTATTGATTATTGAAATGGAATGCCCAGTTCCTGTTACAATTTTGAGTTACGAAAAAATCCGATATCTCTTATTGACTCTTTCATACAATAGTTGATCAATACAATAGGTTTAAAACCTTTATCATTGATGTAAAAACATACATTTAAATATGCAATAAAGGAGATTGTGAGATAaatgaaacaattttatttattaaacaattttttacacCATCTTTGAATGCATTGTAGTCTTAGGGCATGACCCCAACACTAGTTTCTCAATGATGTATTAGATACAAATGCCAATATGAATGGTCTTGCAAACTtgaaatgcatttttttttttggctaggGAGTTTAAAATGGAAGACTCTGGAATTGTAAATCAGATTTTCAAGATTGTGGTATTTGAAGATAGAAGTAATGGGAAAGCCTAGACAACTCAAgttgttttgaaagaattttgcAATGTTTCATATGCAGGATTTAAAACCAATTAGAATCTTATTAGACACAGATTCTCTTTTAAACATGCACTTACCA from Mangifera indica cultivar Alphonso chromosome 6, CATAS_Mindica_2.1, whole genome shotgun sequence encodes the following:
- the LOC123218588 gene encoding inorganic pyrophosphatase 2-like; its protein translation is MAGIVVIFDFDKTIIDVDSDNWVVDHLGATDLFNQLLPTMPWNSLMDRMMDELHAQGKTIEDIVEALKQVPIHPRIVPAINAVHDLGCDLRIVSDANLFFIETILEHLGIRDCFSEINTNPSFVDEEGRLRISPYHDFTIAAHGCHLCPPNMCKGLIIERIQASLSKDGSNKKIIYLGDGSGDYCPSLKLVGRDHVMPRKNFPVWDLICRNPMVVKAEIHGWTDGEELEKILLRLINSISAEDSHSNSAQLISGECKLQIMSAAAAPEALPQAVPVPQ